One region of Candidatus Thermoplasmatota archaeon genomic DNA includes:
- a CDS encoding 30S ribosomal protein S3ae has product MAKKSRTAARKVKDKWKSKTWYNIIAPEMFDSRILGETPADSPEKLINRVTEVTVQDITGDFSKMHIKLRFKVHDVRGGDAYTYFIGHDMTSDYIRRLTRRKKSRTDGTFDVMTKDDNLIRIKPMAIAERRIQSSKQSAIRKKMEGIVRSEASGKILSELVRVMIMGEMSKKIAVACRSIQPLQRVEIRKSELLRISKLPDIPEKAPEEEPEEPPATEEPEEGEEPAEETPEEPEAAEETPETAPEESDVAEEAPEETPEEAPEEAPEEPEVPEEPVEASEETVEPAEDVEEEEPAES; this is encoded by the coding sequence ATGGCAAAGAAGTCCCGAACAGCTGCACGGAAAGTCAAGGACAAATGGAAGTCCAAGACGTGGTACAACATCATTGCGCCCGAGATGTTCGACAGCCGCATCCTCGGCGAGACCCCAGCGGACTCGCCCGAGAAGCTGATCAATCGCGTGACGGAGGTGACAGTGCAGGACATCACAGGCGACTTCAGCAAGATGCATATCAAGCTCAGGTTCAAGGTCCACGACGTGAGGGGAGGCGACGCCTACACGTACTTCATCGGTCACGACATGACGAGCGACTACATCCGAAGGCTCACTCGCAGGAAGAAGTCGAGAACGGACGGGACGTTCGACGTGATGACCAAGGATGACAACCTCATCAGGATCAAGCCCATGGCGATCGCGGAAAGGAGGATACAGTCCTCGAAGCAGTCAGCCATCAGGAAGAAGATGGAGGGCATAGTGAGGTCCGAAGCCTCCGGGAAGATCCTCAGCGAGCTGGTCCGGGTGATGATCATGGGAGAGATGTCCAAGAAGATCGCCGTGGCGTGCAGGAGCATCCAGCCGTTGCAGAGGGTCGAGATTCGCAAGTCTGAACTGTTGAGGATATCCAAGCTTCCCGACATCCCCGAGAAGGCGCCGGAGGAGGAGCCTGAGGAGCCACCCGCCACCGAAGAGCCGGAGGAGGGCGAGGAGCCCGCTGAAGAGACTCCCGAGGAGCCTGAGGCCGCGGAAGAGACGCCGGAGACCGCCCCCGAGGAATCCGATGTAGCGGAAGAGGCGCCTGAAGAGACTCCGGAAGAAGCCCCGGAAGAGGCTCCAGAGGAGCCCGAGGTTCCGGAAGAGCCGGTGGAAGCCTCCGAGGAAACGGTCGAGCCCGCGGAAGATGTCGAGGAAGAGGAACCCGCCGAGTCCTAG
- a CDS encoding translation elongation factor-like protein: protein MEKMKVGRVFKYFAKPMVAAIQIEEGTLKVGDEIAIQGATTDLTLTVESMEIDRNPIQEATPGQSVGIKVAERVRPNDFVYKVIED from the coding sequence ATGGAGAAGATGAAAGTCGGGAGGGTGTTCAAGTACTTCGCGAAGCCCATGGTCGCCGCCATCCAGATCGAGGAGGGCACCCTGAAGGTAGGGGACGAGATAGCCATACAGGGTGCGACGACCGACCTCACTCTGACCGTGGAGTCCATGGAGATCGACAGGAACCCAATCCAGGAGGCAACTCCAGGTCAGTCGGTGGGCATCAAGGTCGCCGAGAGGGTCCGTCCCAACGATTTCGTGTACAAGGTCATCGAGGACTGA
- a CDS encoding RNA-binding protein, producing the protein MVLPTKVLENALNREILLVLKDSRVLEGKLVGFDEYMNLVLEDTEETKEEQVRRLGTVVLRGNNVVTISPK; encoded by the coding sequence ATGGTTTTGCCCACGAAGGTATTGGAGAATGCGCTCAATAGGGAGATACTTCTAGTTTTGAAAGACAGCAGAGTGCTCGAAGGGAAGCTGGTGGGTTTCGACGAGTACATGAACCTCGTGCTGGAGGATACCGAGGAGACGAAGGAGGAGCAGGTCCGAAGGCTCGGGACCGTTGTTCTCCGCGGGAACAACGTCGTCACGATAAGCCCCAAGTGA